A single genomic interval of Shinella zoogloeoides harbors:
- the recX gene encoding recombination regulator RecX, whose product MQEEKTAADKPTPRMFSWARNSTIYRLGRRMHTEKQLFDAIARKAREKFEGIGEAQVRMLAEAAVKFAYDNKALDDEAYAAAGSRSGMRNGRSRRAVALKLTRKGIARETAAAAVAGIDDLFAALVLARKRAFGPFRKVDFDDKRKAKELAAFTRAGFGFEIGRTVLAMPQEEAETILGVGSPF is encoded by the coding sequence ATGCAGGAAGAGAAGACCGCGGCCGACAAGCCGACCCCGCGCATGTTCTCCTGGGCGCGCAATTCGACGATCTACCGCCTTGGGCGGCGCATGCACACGGAAAAGCAGCTCTTCGACGCGATCGCGCGCAAGGCCCGCGAGAAATTCGAGGGCATCGGCGAGGCGCAGGTGCGCATGCTGGCCGAAGCCGCCGTCAAATTCGCCTATGACAACAAGGCCCTCGACGACGAGGCCTATGCTGCGGCAGGCAGCCGCTCGGGCATGCGCAACGGCCGGTCCCGCAGGGCTGTCGCCCTCAAGCTGACCCGCAAGGGCATCGCCCGGGAAACGGCGGCGGCCGCCGTCGCCGGGATCGACGACCTCTTCGCCGCGCTCGTCCTCGCCCGCAAGCGCGCCTTCGGGCCGTTCCGCAAAGTGGACTTCGACGACAAGCGCAAGGCGAAGGAGCTTGCCGCCTTCACCCGGGCCGGCTTCGGCTTCGAGATCGGCCGGACGGTGCTCGCCATGCCGCAAGAGGAAGCCGAGACGATTCTCGGCGTAGGCTCCCCCTTCTGA
- a CDS encoding cold-shock protein: MATGTVKFFNGDKGYGFITPENGGSDVFVHVSALQGGTLSEGQRVSYDLGQDRKTGKSKAENVRVL, encoded by the coding sequence ATGGCCACGGGCACAGTTAAATTTTTCAACGGGGACAAGGGTTACGGCTTCATCACGCCGGAAAACGGCGGGAGCGATGTGTTCGTGCACGTTTCGGCCCTGCAGGGCGGCACCCTGAGCGAGGGACAGCGCGTCAGCTATGATCTCGGCCAGGATCGCAAGACCGGCAAATCCAAGGCAGAGAACGTTCGCGTCCTCTGA
- a CDS encoding VOC family protein, with the protein MAKNTICIWYDKDAEAAARFYAEVFPDSAVTGVFHAPGDYPSGKQGDVLTVEFTVAGIPCLGLNGGPVFKHSEAFSFQISTEDQEETDRYWNAIVGNGGQESECGWCKDRWGISWQITPRTLMEALAAGGGEAKRAFDAMMTMKKIDVAAIEAARRG; encoded by the coding sequence ATGGCGAAGAACACGATCTGCATCTGGTACGACAAGGACGCCGAGGCTGCCGCCCGCTTCTATGCGGAGGTCTTTCCCGACAGCGCGGTGACGGGCGTGTTTCACGCGCCGGGAGATTACCCCTCCGGCAAGCAGGGTGATGTGTTGACGGTCGAGTTCACGGTTGCCGGCATTCCCTGCCTCGGCCTCAACGGCGGACCGGTGTTCAAGCATTCGGAGGCTTTCTCCTTCCAGATTTCCACCGAGGATCAGGAAGAGACGGACCGCTACTGGAACGCCATCGTCGGCAATGGCGGGCAGGAAAGCGAATGCGGCTGGTGCAAGGACCGGTGGGGCATTTCCTGGCAGATCACGCCGCGCACGCTGATGGAGGCGCTGGCGGCCGGTGGTGGCGAGGCCAAGCGCGCCTTCGACGCGATGATGACCATGAAGAAGATCGACGTCGCCGCCATCGAGGCGGCCCGGCGCGGCTGA
- the nrdH gene encoding glutaredoxin-like protein NrdH, which translates to MSITVYSKPACVQCTATTRALDRQGIDYSVVDISQDADAFALVQGLGYRQVPVVIAGEQHWAGFRPDMISALS; encoded by the coding sequence ATGTCCATCACCGTCTATTCGAAGCCAGCCTGCGTCCAGTGCACCGCGACGACCCGCGCGCTCGACCGCCAGGGGATCGACTACAGCGTCGTCGACATCTCGCAGGACGCGGACGCGTTCGCGCTCGTGCAGGGCCTCGGCTACCGCCAGGTTCCGGTGGTGATCGCCGGCGAGCAGCACTGGGCGGGCTTCCGTCCGGACATGATCAGCGCGCTTTCTTGA
- the nrdE gene encoding class 1b ribonucleoside-diphosphate reductase subunit alpha translates to MTHRDAGEKALKSPEITGVDYHALNAMLNLYDEEGRIQLDKDRQAAKQYFLQHVNQNTVFFHNLREKLDYLVTEGYYEQEVLDQYAFNFVRDLFDAAYDRKFRFPTFLGAFKYYTSYTLKTFDGKRYLERYEDRVCMVALTLARGNEQLARELMDEIISGRFQPATPTFLNAGKKQRGELVSCFLLRVEDNMESIGRSINSALQLSKRGGGVALSLTNLREMGAPIKQIENQSSGVIPVMKLLEDSFSYANQLGARQGAGAVYLNAHHPDIMRFLDTKRENADEKIRIKTLSLGVVIPDITFELAKNNEDMYLFSPHDVERVYGVPFTEISVTEKYREMVEDGRIKKKKIKARDFFQVIAEIQFESGYPYIMFEDTVNRANPIAGRITMSNLCSEILQVSEASEFNEDLSYSKMGKDISCNLGSLNIAAAMDSPDFGQTIATSIRALTAVSEMSHISSVPSIEKGNDDSHAIGLGQMNLHGYLARERIFYGSEEGVDFTNIYFYTVTYHAIRASNRIAVEKGETFKGFENSKYASGEYFDKYTEAEWLPATEKVKGLFEEAGIHIPTQEDWLALKAEVMKGGLYNQNLQAVPPTGSISYINHSTSSIHPIVSKIEIRKEGKIGRVYYPAAFMTNDNLDYYQDAYEIGPEKIIDTYAAATQHVDQGLSLTLFFRDTATTRDINRAQIYAWKKGIKTIYYIRLRQMALSGTEVQGCVSCAL, encoded by the coding sequence ATGACGCACCGCGATGCAGGTGAGAAGGCCTTGAAGTCCCCAGAGATTACGGGGGTGGATTATCATGCGCTGAACGCGATGCTGAACCTCTACGACGAGGAGGGGCGGATCCAGCTCGACAAGGACCGTCAGGCGGCCAAGCAGTATTTCCTGCAGCACGTCAACCAGAACACGGTGTTCTTCCATAATCTGCGGGAGAAGCTGGATTACCTGGTGACCGAGGGCTACTACGAGCAGGAGGTGCTGGACCAGTACGCGTTCAACTTCGTGCGCGACCTGTTCGACGCGGCCTATGACAGGAAGTTCCGCTTCCCGACATTCCTCGGCGCGTTCAAGTACTACACGTCCTACACGCTGAAGACCTTCGACGGGAAGCGCTACCTGGAGCGCTACGAGGACCGGGTGTGCATGGTGGCGCTGACGCTTGCGCGTGGCAACGAGCAGCTGGCGCGCGAGCTGATGGACGAGATCATCTCGGGCCGCTTCCAGCCGGCGACGCCGACCTTCCTCAATGCGGGCAAGAAGCAGCGCGGCGAGTTGGTCTCGTGCTTCCTGCTGCGGGTCGAGGACAACATGGAGAGCATCGGCCGGTCGATCAACTCGGCGCTGCAGCTTTCCAAGCGCGGCGGGGGCGTGGCGCTGTCGCTGACGAACCTGCGCGAGATGGGCGCGCCGATCAAGCAGATCGAGAACCAGTCGTCGGGCGTCATTCCCGTCATGAAGCTTTTGGAGGATTCGTTCTCCTACGCCAACCAGCTCGGCGCGCGGCAGGGCGCGGGCGCGGTCTATCTCAACGCGCACCATCCCGACATCATGCGCTTCCTCGACACCAAGCGCGAGAATGCCGACGAGAAGATCCGCATCAAGACGCTGTCGCTCGGCGTCGTCATCCCCGACATCACCTTCGAGCTGGCGAAGAACAACGAGGACATGTACCTGTTCTCGCCGCATGACGTGGAGCGGGTCTACGGCGTGCCGTTCACCGAGATCTCGGTGACGGAGAAGTACCGCGAGATGGTCGAGGACGGCCGGATCAAGAAGAAGAAGATCAAGGCGCGCGACTTCTTCCAGGTGATCGCCGAGATCCAGTTCGAGTCGGGCTATCCCTACATCATGTTCGAGGACACGGTGAACCGGGCGAACCCGATTGCCGGGCGCATCACCATGAGCAACCTGTGCTCGGAGATCCTGCAGGTCAGCGAGGCGAGCGAGTTCAACGAGGACCTGTCCTATTCGAAGATGGGCAAGGACATCTCGTGCAATCTCGGCTCGCTGAACATCGCGGCCGCCATGGACAGCCCCGACTTCGGCCAGACGATCGCGACCTCCATCCGCGCGCTGACGGCGGTCTCCGAGATGAGCCACATCTCCTCGGTGCCGTCGATCGAGAAGGGCAACGACGACAGCCACGCCATCGGCCTCGGCCAGATGAACCTGCACGGCTATCTCGCCCGCGAGCGGATCTTCTATGGGTCCGAAGAAGGCGTCGACTTCACCAATATCTACTTCTACACGGTGACCTACCACGCCATCCGCGCGTCGAACCGGATCGCGGTGGAGAAGGGCGAGACCTTCAAGGGCTTCGAGAACTCGAAGTATGCCTCGGGCGAATATTTCGACAAGTACACCGAGGCCGAATGGCTGCCGGCGACGGAGAAGGTGAAGGGTCTCTTCGAGGAGGCCGGCATCCATATTCCGACGCAGGAGGACTGGCTGGCGCTGAAGGCCGAGGTGATGAAGGGCGGTCTCTACAACCAGAACCTCCAGGCGGTTCCGCCGACGGGCTCGATCTCCTACATCAACCACTCGACCTCCTCGATCCATCCGATCGTCTCGAAGATCGAGATCCGCAAGGAAGGCAAGATCGGCCGCGTCTACTATCCGGCCGCCTTCATGACGAACGACAACCTGGATTACTACCAGGACGCCTACGAGATCGGCCCGGAGAAGATCATCGACACCTATGCGGCGGCCACGCAGCATGTCGACCAGGGTCTTTCGCTGACGCTGTTCTTCCGCGACACGGCGACGACGCGCGACATCAACCGGGCGCAGATCTATGCCTGGAAGAAGGGCATCAAGACGATCTACTACATCCGCCTTCGCCAGATGGCGCTGTCCGGCACGGAAGTGCAGGGCTGTGTCTCCTGCGCGCTTTGA
- the nrdF gene encoding class 1b ribonucleoside-diphosphate reductase subunit beta, which translates to MNSHVKTKAAKAASAIRAINWNRIEDDKDLEVWNRLTGNFWLPEKVPLSNDIPSWATLKPQEQQLTIRVFTGLTLLDTIQNGVGSVKLMEDSVTPHEEAVLSNVSFMEAVHARSYSSIFSTLCLTPDVDDAYRWSEENEFLQRKSTLIMEQYASGDPLKKKVASVFLESFLFYSGFYLPMYWSSRAKLTNTADLIRLIIRDEAVHGYYIGYKFQRGLERLSEERRQEIKDFAFDLLLELYDNEAKYTEDLYDAVGLTEDVKKFLHYNANKALMNLGYEALFPPEACKVNPAILSALSPNADENHDFFSGSGSSYVIGKAVATEDDDWDF; encoded by the coding sequence ATGAACAGCCACGTGAAGACGAAGGCGGCCAAGGCCGCGAGCGCGATCCGCGCGATCAACTGGAACCGCATCGAGGACGACAAGGACCTCGAAGTGTGGAACCGCCTGACGGGGAACTTCTGGCTGCCGGAGAAGGTGCCGCTGTCGAACGACATCCCGTCCTGGGCGACGCTGAAGCCGCAGGAGCAGCAGCTGACGATCCGGGTGTTCACCGGCCTGACGCTGCTCGACACGATCCAGAACGGCGTCGGCTCGGTGAAGCTGATGGAGGACAGCGTGACGCCGCACGAGGAGGCGGTTCTGTCGAACGTCTCCTTCATGGAGGCGGTGCATGCGCGGTCCTATTCGTCGATCTTCTCGACGCTGTGCCTGACGCCGGACGTGGACGACGCCTATCGCTGGTCTGAGGAGAACGAGTTCCTGCAGAGGAAGTCGACGCTGATCATGGAGCAGTACGCCTCGGGCGACCCCTTGAAGAAGAAGGTGGCCTCGGTCTTCCTGGAAAGCTTCCTGTTCTATTCCGGCTTCTATCTTCCGATGTACTGGTCGAGCCGGGCGAAGCTGACGAACACGGCCGACCTCATCCGCCTGATCATCCGCGACGAGGCGGTGCACGGCTACTATATCGGCTACAAGTTCCAGCGGGGCCTCGAGCGCCTGTCGGAAGAGCGCCGCCAGGAGATCAAGGACTTCGCCTTCGATCTCCTGCTGGAACTCTACGACAACGAGGCGAAGTATACCGAGGACCTCTACGACGCCGTCGGCCTCACCGAGGACGTCAAGAAGTTCCTGCATTACAACGCCAATAAGGCGCTGATGAACCTCGGCTACGAGGCGCTGTTCCCGCCCGAGGCCTGCAAGGTCAACCCCGCCATCCTGTCGGCCCTCTCGCCCAATGCCGACGAGAACCACGACTTCTTCTCCGGTTCCGGTTCCTCATACGTCATCGGTAAAGCCGTCGCCACCGAAGACGACGATTGGGACTTCTGA
- a CDS encoding CbtB domain-containing protein — protein MSDITLNHGVAVTPIPAAQLFPWALFGGLLMLLALYFVSTEEGAARLLSGLEVHEFVHDGRHLLGFPCH, from the coding sequence ATGTCTGACATCACTTTGAATCACGGCGTCGCCGTCACGCCGATTCCGGCCGCCCAGCTCTTTCCCTGGGCACTTTTCGGCGGTCTGCTGATGCTGCTGGCGCTTTACTTCGTCAGCACGGAAGAGGGCGCCGCCCGGCTTCTGTCCGGCCTGGAAGTCCACGAATTCGTGCACGACGGCCGCCATCTACTCGGTTTTCCCTGCCACTGA
- a CDS encoding CbtA family protein, which translates to MSGHLLLRGLIAGLIAGLVAFGFARVYGEPQVERAIAFEELMAAAEAPAAGAIEEPEAVSRETQAGIGLLTGVLAYGVAMGGIFSLVFAGLYGRVGSLSPRALALVLGAAAFVALVVVPDLKYPPNPPAVGDPETIGARTGLFFVVLAASIFALALAVAFARRLAEQLGRWNGVIFAGIAYVVFLAIVFRLLPAINEVPENFPATALYDFRLATVGLQLTLWTVLSLVFGYLAEKSLVRSGNYRTARAGV; encoded by the coding sequence ATGTCTGGTCATCTTTTGCTGCGGGGCCTTATTGCGGGCCTCATCGCAGGGCTTGTCGCGTTCGGCTTCGCCCGTGTCTATGGTGAACCCCAGGTGGAGCGGGCCATCGCCTTCGAAGAACTGATGGCGGCGGCGGAAGCGCCGGCCGCGGGCGCCATCGAGGAGCCGGAGGCCGTTAGCCGCGAGACGCAGGCCGGCATCGGTCTCCTGACCGGCGTTCTCGCCTACGGCGTTGCCATGGGCGGCATCTTCTCGCTCGTCTTCGCCGGTCTCTATGGCCGTGTCGGCAGCCTCAGCCCGCGTGCGCTGGCCCTCGTGCTCGGCGCTGCCGCCTTCGTGGCGCTCGTCGTGGTCCCGGACCTGAAATATCCGCCGAACCCGCCGGCCGTGGGCGATCCCGAGACGATCGGCGCGCGGACAGGCCTGTTCTTCGTGGTGCTGGCCGCCTCGATCTTCGCCCTGGCCCTTGCGGTCGCCTTCGCCCGGCGTCTGGCCGAGCAGCTCGGTCGCTGGAACGGCGTCATCTTCGCCGGCATCGCCTACGTGGTGTTCCTGGCGATCGTCTTCCGCCTGCTTCCCGCGATCAACGAGGTGCCGGAAAACTTCCCGGCAACGGCGCTCTACGATTTCCGTCTGGCGACGGTCGGTCTGCAGTTGACGCTGTGGACGGTTCTCTCGCTGGTCTTCGGCTACCTTGCCGAAAAGAGCCTCGTGCGGTCGGGCAATTACCGCACGGCGCGCGCCGGCGTCTGA
- a CDS encoding Re/Si-specific NAD(P)(+) transhydrogenase subunit alpha: MNAKIGALRERATGEARVAMTPESAGQLAKLGYGCVVEAGAGLAAGISDDAYRAAGVTVVEDAASLAAASDVVVKVRPPTTGEIDLLSPGKTLISFFYPGQNGELLEAARAKGANVIAMDMVPRISRAQKMDALSSMANIAGYRAVIEAGNNFGRFFTGQITAAGKVPPAKVLVIGAGVAGLAAIGVAVSLGAQTYAFDVRPEVAEQIESMGAEFVYLDFDGGVQDGAATGGYAAPSSPEFREKQLAKFRELAPQVDIVITTALIPGRDAPKLWLADMVAAMKPGSVVVDLAAERGGNCDLTVADQKIVSDNGVTVIGYTDFPSRMAAQSSALYSTNIRHMMTDLTPGKDGKVVHNMEDDVIRGATVAFEGDITYPPPPPKIAAIAAQKPKEKVKEPTPEEKRAAEAAAFKAETKSQLALLAIGTALLLIVGAYAPSAFMSHFIVFVLACFVGFQVIWNVSHSLHTPLMAVTNAVSGIVILGALLQIGSGNWLVVVLSALSVLIATINIVGGFLVTRRMLAMFQKS; the protein is encoded by the coding sequence ATGAATGCGAAGATTGGAGCTCTCAGGGAGAGAGCGACTGGGGAAGCGCGTGTCGCGATGACGCCGGAAAGCGCGGGCCAGCTTGCAAAGCTTGGCTACGGCTGCGTTGTCGAGGCCGGCGCGGGGCTTGCGGCTGGCATATCGGATGACGCCTATCGCGCGGCCGGCGTGACGGTGGTCGAGGATGCGGCTTCGCTGGCTGCGGCGTCGGACGTCGTCGTCAAGGTGCGCCCGCCGACGACGGGTGAGATCGATCTCCTCTCGCCGGGCAAGACGCTGATCTCGTTCTTCTATCCCGGCCAGAACGGCGAATTGCTGGAGGCGGCCCGCGCCAAGGGCGCCAACGTCATCGCCATGGACATGGTGCCACGCATCAGCCGAGCGCAGAAGATGGACGCGCTGTCGTCGATGGCCAATATCGCCGGCTACCGCGCGGTGATCGAGGCGGGCAACAATTTCGGCCGCTTCTTCACCGGCCAGATCACCGCCGCCGGCAAGGTGCCGCCGGCCAAGGTGCTGGTGATCGGCGCGGGTGTCGCGGGCCTTGCGGCCATCGGCGTCGCCGTCTCGCTCGGCGCGCAGACCTATGCCTTCGACGTGCGGCCGGAAGTGGCCGAGCAGATCGAATCGATGGGTGCGGAATTCGTCTATCTCGACTTTGATGGCGGCGTGCAGGACGGCGCGGCGACCGGCGGCTATGCTGCCCCGTCTTCGCCGGAGTTCCGTGAAAAGCAGCTCGCCAAGTTCCGCGAGCTTGCCCCGCAGGTGGACATCGTCATCACCACGGCACTGATCCCCGGCCGCGACGCGCCAAAACTGTGGCTGGCCGACATGGTCGCGGCGATGAAGCCCGGCTCCGTCGTCGTCGACCTTGCGGCCGAGCGCGGCGGCAACTGCGACCTCACCGTCGCCGACCAGAAGATCGTGTCGGACAACGGCGTCACCGTCATCGGCTATACGGACTTCCCGAGCCGCATGGCGGCGCAGTCCTCGGCGCTCTATTCCACGAATATCCGTCACATGATGACGGACCTGACGCCCGGCAAGGACGGCAAGGTCGTCCACAACATGGAGGACGACGTGATCCGCGGGGCGACCGTCGCCTTCGAGGGCGACATCACCTACCCCCCGCCGCCGCCGAAGATCGCGGCCATCGCCGCGCAGAAGCCCAAGGAGAAGGTCAAGGAACCGACGCCGGAGGAAAAGCGCGCGGCGGAAGCCGCGGCCTTCAAGGCCGAGACGAAGAGCCAGCTTGCGCTGCTTGCCATCGGCACGGCGTTGCTGCTGATCGTCGGGGCCTATGCGCCCTCGGCCTTCATGAGCCACTTCATCGTCTTCGTGCTCGCCTGCTTCGTCGGTTTCCAGGTCATCTGGAACGTCTCGCACTCGCTGCACACGCCGCTGATGGCCGTCACCAATGCCGTTTCGGGGATCGTCATCCTCGGCGCACTGTTGCAGATCGGTTCCGGCAACTGGCTGGTGGTGGTGCTTTCGGCGCTTTCCGTCCTGATCGCCACGATCAACATCGTCGGCGGTTTCCTCGTCACCCGGCGCATGCTCGCCATGTTCCAGAAGTCGTGA
- a CDS encoding NAD(P)(+) transhydrogenase (Re/Si-specific) subunit beta, producing MTIGIVSAAYIAAAVLFILSLGGLSGQESAKRAVWYGIVGMGLAVVATVFGPGVGNWFVIVLMIAGGAVLGHYVASRVQMTEMPQLVAALHSFVGLAAVFIGFNAHIEAANVAGLDEAARSALTGFAAILAHKEPVELTIMKVEVFLGVFIGAVTFTGSIIAFGKLAGKVDGKAKKLPGGHLLNAGAALLSLLLLVLYVNGAGAWTLVLMTLAAFFIGYHLIMGIGGADMPVVVSMLNSYSGWAAAAIGFTLGNDLLIVTGALVGSSGAILSYIMCKAMNRSFISVILGGFGATTGPQMEITGEQIAIDAEGVVTALNDADSIVIVPGYGMAVAQAQQSVSELTRKLRAAGKTVRFAIHPVAGRLPGHMNVLLAEAKVPYDIVLEMDEINDDFPNTDVVIVIGSNDIVNPAAQEDPNSPIAGMPVLEVWKAKQVFVSKRGQGTGYSGIENPLFYKDNTRMFYGDAKKSIDQLLPALA from the coding sequence ATGACCATCGGTATCGTTTCGGCCGCCTATATCGCGGCGGCAGTCCTCTTCATCCTCTCGCTCGGCGGCCTTTCCGGCCAGGAAAGCGCCAAGCGCGCTGTCTGGTACGGCATCGTCGGCATGGGCCTTGCGGTCGTCGCCACGGTCTTCGGGCCGGGTGTCGGCAACTGGTTCGTCATCGTGCTGATGATCGCCGGCGGTGCGGTTCTCGGCCATTATGTCGCCTCGCGCGTGCAGATGACCGAGATGCCGCAGCTCGTCGCGGCGCTGCACTCCTTCGTCGGCCTCGCCGCCGTCTTCATCGGCTTCAACGCCCATATCGAGGCGGCGAACGTCGCCGGCCTCGACGAGGCCGCCCGCTCCGCACTGACCGGCTTTGCCGCGATCCTCGCCCACAAGGAACCGGTCGAACTCACGATCATGAAGGTCGAGGTGTTCCTCGGCGTCTTCATCGGCGCGGTCACCTTCACCGGTTCGATCATCGCCTTCGGCAAGCTGGCCGGCAAGGTGGACGGCAAGGCGAAGAAGCTGCCCGGCGGGCACCTGCTCAATGCCGGCGCGGCGCTGCTCTCGCTTCTCCTGCTGGTCCTTTATGTCAATGGCGCCGGTGCATGGACGCTCGTGCTCATGACGCTCGCCGCCTTCTTCATCGGCTATCACCTGATCATGGGTATCGGCGGCGCGGATATGCCGGTCGTCGTGTCGATGCTGAACAGCTATTCTGGCTGGGCTGCGGCGGCTATCGGCTTCACGCTGGGCAACGACCTTTTGATCGTTACTGGCGCGCTGGTCGGCTCCTCGGGCGCGATCCTCTCCTACATCATGTGCAAGGCGATGAACCGCTCCTTCATCTCGGTCATCCTCGGCGGCTTCGGCGCGACGACTGGCCCGCAGATGGAGATCACCGGTGAGCAGATCGCCATCGACGCGGAGGGCGTGGTCACCGCGCTCAACGATGCCGACTCGATCGTCATCGTGCCGGGCTACGGCATGGCGGTGGCGCAGGCCCAGCAGTCGGTCTCCGAGCTGACGCGCAAGCTGCGTGCGGCCGGCAAGACCGTGCGCTTCGCCATCCACCCCGTCGCCGGCCGCCTGCCGGGCCACATGAACGTGCTGCTTGCCGAAGCCAAGGTGCCCTACGACATCGTTCTGGAAATGGACGAGATCAACGACGACTTCCCGAACACGGACGTCGTGATCGTCATCGGCTCGAACGACATCGTCAATCCGGCCGCGCAGGAAGACCCGAACTCGCCGATCGCCGGCATGCCGGTGCTCGAAGTGTGGAAGGCCAAGCAGGTGTTCGTGTCCAAGCGCGGGCAGGGCACCGGCTATTCCGGCATCGAGAACCCGCTGTTCTACAAGGACAATACCCGTATGTTCTACGGCGACGCCAAGAAGAGCATCGACCAGCTGCTGCCGGCACTCGCCTGA
- a CDS encoding NAD(P)-binding protein, producing MVRDPRFDILFEPVRIGPVTARNRFYQVPHCSGMGYRYPNAEARLRGMKAEGGWGVVSTQEAEIHPTSDLTPANEARLWDDGDLPALSAVTESIHAHGSLAAIQLVHNGLHVANRFSRMIPLAPSHVISDCLDPVQARAMDKTDIADMRRWYRNAALRAKKAGFDIIYLYAGHDMSVLQHFLSRRHNDRTDEYGGSFENRLRLFREIIDDTREAVGDSCALAIRLAVDELLGPSGITCEGEGKDIVTALAELPDLWDVNLSGWSNDSQTARFSEEGFQEPYIRFVKSVTTKPVVGVGRYTSPDSMVRAIRQGILDFIGAARPSIADPYLPRKIEEGRIDDIRECIGCNICTSGDNTNVPMRCTQNPTIGEEWRKGWHPEIIATAEAPEPALVIGGGPAGLEAARALAQRGVDVVLAEGGGEWGGRVARECRLPGLATWGRVRDWRVGQLNVRPNAELYLHSPLSADDVLQYGIPHVAIATGARWRTDGAGRTHRRPLAFLPEGAVVSPDAILSAGAAAVPGDGPVVVFDDDGYYMGSVLAELLARAGRAVTFVTPESQVSPWSQHTLEQGRVQKRLIEVGVGIVTAKALAGRTKDRLDLACIYSDRIETIDCATLVPVTARLPDETLWLDLKAREAEWADAGIRTVTRLGDCLAPGIIAAAVYSGHQYARTYGEPADRDRAPFRREDIARLY from the coding sequence ATGGTTCGTGATCCCCGCTTCGACATTCTCTTCGAACCCGTCAGGATCGGGCCGGTCACGGCGCGCAACCGCTTCTACCAGGTGCCGCACTGTTCCGGCATGGGCTACCGCTATCCCAATGCGGAAGCCCGGCTGCGCGGCATGAAGGCGGAAGGCGGCTGGGGCGTCGTCTCCACCCAGGAGGCGGAAATCCATCCCACCTCGGACCTGACCCCGGCCAATGAGGCGCGGCTTTGGGACGACGGCGACCTGCCGGCCCTTTCGGCCGTCACCGAGAGCATCCATGCCCACGGCAGCCTCGCCGCCATCCAGCTCGTGCACAACGGCCTGCATGTCGCCAACCGCTTCAGCCGGATGATCCCCCTCGCCCCCTCCCATGTCATCAGCGACTGTCTCGATCCCGTCCAGGCCCGCGCCATGGACAAGACCGACATTGCCGACATGCGCCGCTGGTATCGCAACGCCGCGCTACGCGCGAAAAAGGCGGGTTTCGACATCATCTATCTCTATGCCGGGCACGACATGAGCGTGCTGCAGCACTTCCTGTCCCGTCGCCACAACGACCGCACCGACGAATACGGCGGTTCCTTCGAGAACCGGCTGCGGCTCTTCCGCGAGATCATCGACGATACGCGCGAGGCCGTCGGCGATAGCTGCGCCCTCGCCATCCGCCTCGCCGTCGACGAACTCCTCGGCCCCTCGGGCATCACCTGCGAGGGCGAGGGCAAGGATATCGTGACGGCGCTCGCCGAGTTGCCCGATCTCTGGGACGTCAATCTTTCCGGCTGGTCGAACGACAGCCAGACAGCCCGCTTCTCCGAGGAGGGTTTCCAGGAACCCTACATCCGCTTCGTCAAGTCCGTCACGACGAAACCCGTGGTGGGCGTCGGGCGCTATACCTCGCCGGACAGCATGGTGCGGGCGATCCGCCAGGGCATCCTCGACTTCATCGGCGCCGCACGTCCCTCCATCGCCGATCCCTACCTGCCGCGAAAGATCGAGGAAGGCCGCATCGACGATATCCGCGAATGCATCGGCTGCAACATCTGCACTTCCGGCGACAACACAAACGTGCCGATGCGCTGCACGCAGAACCCGACCATCGGCGAGGAGTGGCGCAAGGGCTGGCACCCGGAAATCATCGCGACCGCCGAAGCCCCCGAACCCGCCCTCGTCATCGGCGGCGGCCCGGCCGGGCTGGAGGCGGCGCGGGCGCTCGCCCAGCGTGGCGTCGATGTCGTCCTGGCTGAAGGCGGCGGGGAATGGGGTGGCCGCGTCGCGCGCGAATGCCGCCTGCCCGGCCTTGCCACCTGGGGCCGCGTGCGCGACTGGCGCGTCGGCCAGTTGAATGTGCGCCCCAATGCCGAGCTTTACCTGCACAGCCCGCTGTCCGCCGACGACGTGCTGCAATACGGCATACCCCATGTCGCGATCGCGACCGGCGCGCGCTGGCGTACCGATGGCGCGGGCCGCACCCACCGCCGGCCCCTCGCCTTCCTCCCGGAGGGAGCGGTCGTCTCGCCCGACGCCATCCTCTCCGCCGGCGCAGCCGCCGTTCCCGGCGACGGGCCTGTCGTGGTCTTCGACGACGACGGCTACTACATGGGCAGCGTCCTGGCGGAACTGCTCGCCCGGGCCGGCCGCGCGGTGACCTTCGTGACGCCGGAATCCCAGGTCTCCCCCTGGAGCCAGCACACACTGGAACAGGGCCGCGTGCAGAAGCGCCTCATCGAGGTCGGCGTCGGGATCGTCACGGCGAAGGCGCTGGCCGGTCGCACGAAGGACCGGCTGGACCTCGCCTGCATCTACAGTGACCGGATCGAGACCATCGACTGCGCCACGCTCGTGCCGGTCACCGCGCGCCTGCCGGACGAAACCCTCTGGCTGGACCTGAAGGCGCGCGAGGCGGAGTGGGCCGACGCCGGCATCCGCACGGTGACCCGCCTCGGCGACTGTCTCGCCCCCGGCATCATCGCCGCCGCCGTCTATTCCGGCCACCAATATGCCCGCACCTACGGGGAACCGGCCGACCGCGACCGCGCACCCTTCCGGCGCGAGGATATCGCCCGGCTCTACTGA